A genomic region of Chlorobaculum parvum NCIB 8327 contains the following coding sequences:
- the fni gene encoding type 2 isopentenyl-diphosphate Delta-isomerase, whose protein sequence is MQETSATITAERKHSHVDVCLNRPVCFDGQDTGLDAWRFEHNAAPEIDFAEIDLTAEFLGHAIGMPLMISSMTGGYGDALALNRTLAEAAERFRIPLGVGSMRQALEGNSHRESFSIVRSSAPSVPIFANIGAPEVAAGLSREQLSTLVELIEADGLIVHLNPAQELFQPEGSTNFRGFLDRLHDITATINVPVIAKEVGCGISAPLASKLADAGVKAIDVAGAGGISWQKVEECRYLDRFGNEERFSPSALDEFLNWGIPTAECLTGIAALKEKSPEYGSLAVISSGGIRNGLDVAKSIALGADIAASAQHLLKALRAGTLEETIRTWANDLRAAMFLTGSATTAQLKHAPIYRKP, encoded by the coding sequence ATGCAAGAGACAAGCGCAACCATAACCGCCGAACGCAAGCACAGCCACGTCGATGTCTGCCTCAACCGGCCAGTCTGTTTCGACGGGCAGGATACCGGTCTGGATGCCTGGCGATTTGAGCACAACGCCGCGCCGGAGATCGATTTCGCGGAGATCGACCTGACCGCCGAATTCCTTGGCCACGCCATCGGTATGCCGCTCATGATCTCTTCGATGACCGGCGGTTACGGCGACGCGCTTGCGCTGAACCGTACACTGGCCGAAGCCGCCGAACGCTTCCGCATCCCGCTCGGTGTCGGCAGCATGCGCCAGGCGCTTGAAGGCAACTCGCACCGCGAAAGCTTTTCGATCGTGCGCTCGTCGGCCCCGTCAGTACCGATCTTCGCCAACATCGGCGCGCCGGAAGTGGCCGCCGGCCTGAGCCGGGAGCAGCTCTCCACGCTCGTCGAGCTGATCGAGGCTGACGGCCTGATCGTGCATCTCAATCCGGCGCAAGAGCTATTCCAGCCGGAAGGCAGCACCAATTTCAGAGGATTTCTCGACCGCTTGCACGACATCACCGCAACCATCAACGTTCCGGTGATCGCCAAGGAGGTGGGCTGCGGCATCTCGGCACCATTGGCCAGTAAGCTCGCCGACGCGGGCGTCAAGGCCATCGACGTGGCTGGCGCTGGAGGCATCAGCTGGCAGAAGGTCGAAGAGTGCCGCTACCTCGACCGCTTTGGCAATGAAGAGCGCTTCAGCCCTTCGGCGCTCGACGAGTTCCTCAACTGGGGCATCCCGACCGCCGAGTGCCTGACCGGCATAGCCGCGCTGAAGGAGAAGAGTCCGGAGTACGGCTCGCTCGCCGTCATCTCGTCGGGCGGCATCCGCAATGGACTCGATGTCGCCAAATCGATCGCGCTCGGCGCGGACATCGCAGCATCCGCTCAGCACCTGCTCAAGGCCCTGCGTGCCGGAACGCTCGAAGAGACGATCCGCACCTGGGCAAACGATCTCCGGGCAGCCATGTTCCTGACCGGTTCGGCCACCACGGCACAGCTTAAACACGCACCAATCTACCGTAAACCCTGA
- a CDS encoding polyprenyl synthetase family protein, which yields MSSPITQAQVETRYQQYHAKINEALAACFPKQSPETLYAPARYILEGKGKRIRPFLTLLASEAVSGSSENALGVALGIEVLHNFTLMHDDIMDAADLRHGRPTVHKQWDVNAAILSGDMMIAYAYELALKAISSRHAEMIHIFNDANITICEGQALDMELEQRKDVTIADYLDMISKKTGRLISAALEAGGVAGNGTPEQIAALVTFGEKIGRAFQIQDDYLDIMAGDGKSGKVPGGDVINGKKTWLLLRSLELAEGADRELLQSIFDNNGTSPENVPAVKAIFEQCGVLEETRAKINEDTEAALDALESLPFEEGRGYLRGFANILMKRDF from the coding sequence ATGTCTTCACCAATCACCCAAGCACAGGTTGAAACCAGATACCAGCAATACCACGCCAAAATCAACGAGGCCCTTGCTGCATGTTTCCCGAAACAGAGCCCGGAAACCCTCTACGCCCCGGCGCGGTACATCCTCGAAGGAAAAGGCAAGCGAATCCGCCCGTTCCTGACCCTGCTGGCATCTGAAGCGGTCAGCGGCTCTTCGGAGAACGCCCTTGGCGTAGCCCTCGGCATCGAGGTGCTGCACAACTTCACCCTGATGCACGACGACATCATGGATGCTGCCGACCTTCGTCACGGCCGTCCGACCGTGCACAAGCAGTGGGATGTCAACGCGGCCATTCTCTCAGGCGACATGATGATCGCCTACGCTTACGAACTGGCGCTCAAGGCGATCAGTTCGCGCCACGCCGAGATGATTCACATCTTCAACGATGCCAACATCACCATCTGTGAAGGTCAGGCGCTCGACATGGAGCTTGAACAGCGTAAGGATGTCACCATCGCCGACTACCTCGACATGATCTCCAAAAAGACCGGACGCCTGATCTCGGCTGCGCTTGAAGCGGGTGGCGTGGCCGGCAACGGCACACCGGAGCAGATCGCGGCGCTGGTCACGTTCGGCGAAAAGATCGGACGCGCCTTCCAGATTCAGGACGACTACCTCGACATCATGGCCGGTGACGGCAAGTCGGGCAAGGTACCGGGCGGTGACGTCATCAACGGCAAAAAGACCTGGCTGCTGCTCCGTTCGCTCGAACTAGCCGAAGGCGCTGACCGCGAACTGCTGCAATCGATCTTCGACAACAACGGCACCTCGCCGGAGAACGTCCCTGCGGTCAAGGCGATTTTCGAACAATGCGGCGTACTGGAAGAAACCAGAGCGAAGATCAACGAGGATACCGAGGCAGCCCTCGACGCGCTCGAAAGCCTGCCCTTCGAGGAGGGCCGCGGCTATCTGAGAGGCTTTGCCAACATCCTCATGAAGCGCGATTTCTGA
- a CDS encoding ABC transporter permease: MFRTLFDIAIRHILGRKRQTLTTMLAVSVSTTVLITTISLTRGLLDSFTETIIDVAPHISLKGEKIDPIPTNLFDGDPSSKVAFVEDNIGRDEPEEVRNYGRILEIAASPAFSGKIVAASPFVESQIMAVKGNRNQPVLLKGVNIDREDRISRIGRSLTSGDLVQFKKTPDALLVGSTVANDLGVELDDQLTIISPDGTSRQCKVAGIFFTGVNAADNTILSSLKLGQIIEGLPPNKVTGISFKVRDPFANAPVASDLERMTGYRCLTWQEENASVLALFRRIGVIVLSLVGFVGIVSGFGVANILVTTVFEKSRDIAIMRSFGFSSLQMIGLFVFEGFLVGLGGALAGGVLATGSIGFLASLHIQSSQGPLTKSGFSMSWNPWYFFFVIVVTVLISTIAAALPSIKAAKLEPVKILRESNL, from the coding sequence ATGTTCAGAACCCTGTTCGATATCGCCATACGGCACATTTTGGGGCGCAAACGCCAGACCCTGACCACCATGCTCGCTGTTTCGGTCAGCACGACCGTACTGATTACCACCATCTCGCTGACCAGGGGGCTGCTCGATTCGTTTACCGAAACGATCATCGACGTCGCGCCGCATATCAGCCTCAAGGGCGAAAAGATCGATCCGATTCCCACCAATCTGTTCGACGGCGATCCTTCGTCGAAGGTTGCTTTCGTTGAAGACAATATCGGACGCGACGAACCCGAGGAGGTGCGCAACTACGGGCGGATTCTCGAAATCGCTGCTTCGCCAGCCTTCTCCGGAAAGATTGTCGCCGCCTCGCCCTTCGTCGAGTCTCAGATCATGGCTGTCAAGGGCAACCGCAATCAGCCGGTACTGCTCAAAGGGGTGAACATCGACCGCGAAGACCGTATCAGCCGCATTGGTCGCAGCCTCACCTCCGGCGATCTGGTGCAGTTCAAAAAGACGCCCGACGCCTTGCTGGTCGGCAGCACGGTGGCCAACGATCTCGGCGTCGAGCTCGACGATCAGCTCACCATCATTTCGCCTGACGGCACGAGCCGCCAATGCAAGGTGGCCGGAATCTTTTTCACCGGTGTGAACGCTGCGGACAACACGATTCTCTCTTCGCTCAAGCTTGGTCAGATCATCGAAGGGCTTCCACCGAACAAGGTCACCGGCATCTCGTTCAAGGTGCGCGACCCCTTCGCCAATGCGCCTGTGGCCAGCGATCTCGAACGCATGACCGGTTACCGCTGCCTGACCTGGCAGGAGGAGAACGCCAGCGTGCTGGCGCTGTTCCGGCGCATTGGCGTTATTGTGCTTTCACTGGTAGGCTTCGTCGGTATAGTGTCAGGCTTCGGTGTGGCCAATATCCTCGTAACCACCGTGTTCGAGAAGAGTCGCGACATTGCCATTATGCGCTCATTCGGCTTTTCGTCGCTCCAGATGATCGGGCTGTTCGTTTTCGAAGGGTTTCTCGTCGGCCTCGGGGGAGCGCTGGCGGGGGGCGTACTGGCTACCGGCTCCATCGGTTTTCTGGCCAGTCTGCACATTCAGAGCTCGCAGGGGCCGCTCACCAAAAGCGGCTTCAGCATGTCGTGGAATCCGTGGTACTTTTTCTTCGTCATCGTGGTGACGGTACTCATCAGCACCATCGCCGCCGCTCTTCCTTCGATCAAGGCTGCAAAGCTTGAACCGGTGAAGATTCTGCGAGAGAGCAATCTTTGA
- the dprA gene encoding DNA-processing protein DprA, with protein MTTTPESNETLVRILMLSKLPGIGPARARTMIATFGSGSTLLEADAEALIQIPGIGKTLARQTAENLASPAWRNKAKLAAEEQIERAGRLNTTIVTMLDPAYPTLLKEIYDPPLALFVRGNVKALATPSLAVVGTRKATSYGKQATEHLCRDLVSMGLTITSGMAYGIDMTAHHTAVQHGGVTIAVLGCGVDTIYTDPAGRLWPRILESGGAIVAEDWLGTEPVPGNFPRRNRLIAGMTLGTLVVESDIKGGSMITASSALEQNREVFAVPGSIFAKVSRGPNSLIQRSQAKAALSADDILSELPPAAFLPTAGRQDVDKPSLPALTPEESRIIEAIEKEAIHIDLIAEKTGIPIEQLLVHLFELEMNRIVLQEPGQLFSIRPPERR; from the coding sequence ATGACAACCACCCCTGAATCGAACGAAACGCTCGTCCGGATCCTCATGCTCTCGAAATTGCCCGGCATCGGCCCGGCGCGCGCACGCACCATGATTGCCACTTTCGGCTCCGGCAGCACGCTGCTGGAAGCGGACGCTGAGGCTCTCATCCAGATACCAGGAATCGGCAAAACGCTCGCTCGCCAGACTGCCGAAAACCTCGCAAGCCCGGCGTGGCGGAACAAAGCGAAGCTGGCCGCCGAGGAGCAGATCGAACGCGCTGGACGGCTGAATACCACCATCGTCACCATGCTTGATCCGGCCTACCCGACCCTGCTCAAGGAAATTTACGACCCGCCGCTCGCGCTCTTCGTCCGGGGCAATGTAAAGGCGCTGGCCACACCGTCGCTTGCCGTGGTCGGCACCCGCAAGGCGACGTCATACGGTAAACAGGCCACCGAACACCTTTGCCGCGATCTTGTCAGCATGGGGTTAACCATCACCAGTGGAATGGCTTACGGCATCGACATGACCGCGCATCACACCGCCGTGCAGCATGGCGGCGTAACCATCGCCGTGCTAGGCTGCGGCGTCGATACAATCTACACCGATCCGGCAGGCCGGCTCTGGCCGCGCATCCTTGAGAGCGGCGGCGCGATTGTGGCTGAGGACTGGCTCGGTACCGAACCCGTTCCCGGTAATTTCCCGAGAAGGAACCGCCTGATCGCCGGCATGACCCTCGGCACGCTGGTGGTCGAATCGGATATCAAGGGCGGATCGATGATCACCGCCTCCAGCGCCCTTGAGCAGAACCGCGAAGTGTTCGCCGTGCCGGGCAGCATCTTTGCCAAAGTTTCGCGAGGCCCGAACAGCCTGATTCAACGCTCGCAGGCCAAAGCGGCGCTCTCTGCCGATGACATTCTCTCCGAACTGCCACCAGCAGCCTTCTTGCCAACGGCCGGCCGCCAAGATGTTGATAAGCCTTCACTGCCCGCTCTGACCCCGGAAGAATCGCGCATTATCGAAGCTATCGAAAAGGAAGCAATCCACATCGACCTCATCGCCGAAAAAACCGGCATCCCCATCGAACAGCTGCTGGTGCATCTGTTCGAACTTGAAATGAACCGGATCGTCCTTCAGGAACCGGGCCAACTGTTCAGCATCCGGCCACCCGAAAGACGCTGA